A genomic segment from Bradyrhizobium sp. ISRA430 encodes:
- the ugpC gene encoding sn-glycerol-3-phosphate ABC transporter ATP-binding protein UgpC: MSSVQIRDVRKSFGNFEVLHGVTIPIEDGQFVVLVGPSGCGKSTLLRMLAGLENITSGTISIGDRVVNNVQPKERDIAMVFQNYALYPHMTVADNMGFSLKLRGASSDEINKRVKRAAEILALSPLLERYPRQLSGGQRQRVAMGRAIVRDPQVFLFDEPLSNLDAKLRVAMRTEIKELHQRLKTTTVYVTHDQIEAMTMADKIVVMHDGIVEQMGTPLELYDKPDNQFVAGFIGSPAMNFLKGHVRSNGVATFEGPNGVKLPLKTAPTASDGRPAVYGVRPEHFTIADDGAEAEIIVVEPTGSETQVFAKVGGEQVVAVFRERHLFNPGDKVRLKPDPGLVHLFDEATGKRLNA, from the coding sequence ATGTCATCTGTGCAAATCCGCGACGTGCGGAAATCGTTCGGCAATTTTGAAGTCCTGCACGGCGTGACGATTCCGATCGAGGACGGTCAGTTCGTCGTCCTGGTTGGCCCCTCCGGCTGCGGCAAGTCGACGCTTCTGCGCATGCTCGCCGGTCTCGAGAACATCACCTCGGGCACGATCTCGATCGGCGATCGCGTCGTCAACAATGTCCAGCCCAAGGAGCGGGACATTGCGATGGTGTTCCAGAACTACGCGCTCTATCCGCACATGACGGTTGCGGACAATATGGGCTTCTCGCTGAAGCTGCGCGGTGCGAGCTCCGACGAGATCAACAAGCGCGTCAAGCGCGCCGCCGAGATTCTCGCTTTGTCGCCGCTGCTCGAGCGCTATCCACGGCAGCTCTCTGGCGGCCAGCGCCAGCGCGTCGCCATGGGCCGCGCCATCGTCCGCGACCCGCAGGTGTTCCTGTTCGACGAGCCGCTGTCGAACCTCGATGCCAAGCTGCGCGTCGCCATGCGCACCGAGATCAAGGAGCTGCACCAGCGGCTCAAGACGACCACCGTCTACGTCACCCACGACCAGATCGAGGCCATGACCATGGCCGACAAGATCGTCGTCATGCATGACGGCATCGTCGAGCAGATGGGCACGCCGCTCGAGCTCTACGACAAGCCGGACAACCAGTTCGTCGCGGGCTTCATCGGCTCCCCGGCGATGAACTTCCTCAAAGGTCATGTGCGCTCGAACGGCGTTGCGACCTTCGAGGGACCGAACGGTGTCAAGCTGCCGCTCAAGACCGCGCCGACGGCGTCCGACGGCCGCCCCGCGGTCTATGGCGTCCGGCCCGAGCACTTCACGATCGCCGACGACGGCGCGGAGGCCGAGATCATCGTGGTCGAGCCGACCGGCTCCGAAACGCAGGTGTTCGCCAAGGTTGGCGGCGAGCAGGTCGTCGCGGTGTTCCGTGAACGTCACCTGTTCAACCCGGGCGACAAGGTCCGGTTGAAGCCGGATCCGGGCCTGGTCCACTTGTTCGACGAGGCGACAGGAAAACGGCTGAACGCGTAG
- a CDS encoding LacI family DNA-binding transcriptional regulator: protein MGRKRTKSGKIRLAEVAELAGVSPITASRFFRNPEALSVAKRARVESAAKELGYVPNLAARALASQRTEVIGVLIPSLTNNVFSDVLRGIYDASEGSRYSIQLSNTRYSILQEERLLRLFLAQKPAGLIVTGIDQTAESRAMLEAADCPIVQIMEIGPSPVDMMIGFSHYDAARAAVAHLFAQGCRRIGFVGARMDPRVQRRLDGYVSAMKETALFEQRLVVTTATPTSVTLGGALFADLLGREPDIDAVFCANDDLALGVLFECRRREIVVPEQIAIVGFNDLEFMASAVPTLTSVRTNRYEMGRAAATMLIDAIEGRRPEEPVLDLGFKVVERQSSLAQRAESQPIVSELVVDRTK, encoded by the coding sequence ATGGGTCGAAAACGCACCAAGTCAGGCAAAATCCGGTTGGCGGAAGTCGCCGAGCTTGCCGGCGTCAGCCCGATCACGGCGTCCCGCTTTTTCCGCAACCCCGAGGCGCTGTCGGTTGCCAAGCGGGCCCGGGTCGAAAGCGCCGCCAAGGAGCTCGGCTATGTGCCGAACCTCGCTGCCCGCGCGCTGGCCTCGCAGCGTACCGAAGTGATCGGTGTGCTGATCCCCTCGCTCACCAATAACGTGTTCTCTGACGTGCTGCGCGGCATCTATGATGCCTCCGAAGGCAGCCGCTATTCGATCCAGCTCTCCAACACCCGCTACAGCATCCTCCAGGAGGAAAGGTTGTTGCGGCTTTTTCTCGCACAGAAGCCGGCCGGACTGATCGTGACCGGGATCGACCAGACCGCGGAATCGCGGGCGATGCTGGAGGCGGCCGACTGCCCGATCGTTCAGATCATGGAGATCGGGCCCAGTCCCGTCGACATGATGATCGGCTTTTCGCACTACGATGCGGCGCGCGCAGCGGTTGCGCACCTGTTCGCGCAGGGTTGCCGCCGGATTGGCTTCGTCGGCGCGCGAATGGACCCGCGGGTGCAACGGCGGCTGGACGGCTATGTCTCGGCCATGAAGGAGACTGCGCTGTTCGAGCAGCGTCTCGTCGTCACGACCGCCACACCGACCTCGGTGACGCTCGGCGGAGCCCTGTTTGCCGACCTCCTCGGGCGAGAGCCTGATATTGATGCGGTGTTCTGTGCCAACGACGACCTTGCGCTCGGCGTACTCTTCGAGTGCCGGCGGCGGGAGATCGTTGTGCCCGAGCAGATCGCGATTGTCGGCTTCAACGATCTCGAATTCATGGCAAGTGCGGTCCCCACCCTGACCAGCGTGCGCACCAACCGCTACGAGATGGGTCGCGCCGCCGCCACGATGCTGATCGACGCGATCGAAGGACGACGTCCGGAGGAGCCGGTGCTGGATCTCGGCTTCAAGGTCGTCGAACGGCAGAGCTCGCTCGCACAGCGCGCAGAGAGCCAGCCGATAGTATCCGAATTGGTGGTGGATCGAACAAAATGA
- a CDS encoding IlvD/Edd family dehydratase, whose amino-acid sequence MTKKPTNGHVPASNGSRRHLRSQEWFNNPHNPGMTALYMERYLNYGLTRAELQSGKPIIGIAQTGNDLSPCNRHHIELAHRVREGIREAGGIAMEFPTHPIQETGKRPTAALDRNLAYLGLVEILYGYPLDGVVLTTGCDKTTPACMMAAATVNLPAIVLSGGPMLNGWHDGERTGSGTIVWKSRERLAAGEIDYEEFMEIVASSAPSVGHCNTMGTASTMNSLAEALGFSLPGCAAIPAPYRERGQIAYETGKRIVEMVWEDLKPSDILTRKAFENCIVINSAIGGSTNAPIHINALARHIGVELSIDDWQKFGHDVPLLVNMQPAGFYLGEEFHRAGGVPAVVRELMQHKRIHEDAITVNGRGIGENCANAPKPDNDVIWNYDKPLVKDAGFLVLKGNLFDSAIMKTSVISKEFRDRYLSNPKDLNAFEGRAIVFEGPEDYHERIDDPSLDIDERCVLFIRGTGPIGYPGGAEVVNMQPPAALIKRGILSLPCIGDGRQSGTSGSPSILNASPEAAANGGLAILKTGDKVRIDLNKGSANILISDDELKKRHAELKANGGFKHPPNQTPWQEIYRNTVGQQSTGACMELATRYQNVAGAFGVARDNH is encoded by the coding sequence ATGACAAAAAAACCAACCAACGGGCACGTGCCCGCCAGCAACGGCAGTCGCCGGCACCTTCGCTCCCAGGAATGGTTCAACAACCCGCATAATCCGGGCATGACCGCGCTCTATATGGAGCGCTACCTCAATTACGGACTCACCCGCGCCGAGCTGCAGTCCGGCAAGCCGATCATCGGCATCGCCCAGACCGGCAACGACCTCTCCCCCTGCAACCGCCACCATATCGAGCTCGCCCATCGCGTCCGCGAAGGCATCCGTGAGGCCGGCGGTATCGCCATGGAATTCCCGACCCATCCGATCCAGGAGACCGGCAAGCGCCCCACCGCGGCGCTCGATCGCAACCTCGCCTATCTCGGCCTGGTCGAAATCCTGTACGGCTACCCGCTCGACGGCGTGGTGCTCACCACCGGCTGCGACAAGACCACGCCGGCCTGCATGATGGCTGCCGCTACCGTGAACCTGCCCGCGATCGTGCTGTCGGGCGGCCCGATGCTCAACGGCTGGCATGACGGCGAGCGCACCGGCTCCGGCACCATCGTCTGGAAGTCGCGCGAGCGGCTTGCCGCCGGCGAGATCGACTATGAGGAGTTCATGGAGATCGTGGCCTCCTCGGCGCCCTCGGTCGGCCACTGCAACACCATGGGCACCGCTTCGACCATGAACTCGCTGGCCGAAGCGCTCGGCTTCTCGCTGCCGGGCTGCGCGGCGATCCCGGCGCCCTATCGCGAGCGCGGCCAGATCGCCTACGAGACGGGCAAGCGCATCGTCGAGATGGTCTGGGAGGATCTGAAGCCCTCGGACATCCTGACCCGCAAGGCGTTCGAGAACTGCATCGTGATCAATTCGGCGATCGGCGGCTCGACCAACGCGCCGATCCACATCAACGCCCTCGCCCGCCACATCGGCGTGGAGCTGTCGATCGACGACTGGCAGAAGTTCGGTCACGACGTGCCGCTGCTCGTCAACATGCAGCCGGCCGGCTTCTATCTCGGCGAGGAATTTCACCGCGCCGGCGGCGTGCCCGCCGTGGTGCGCGAATTGATGCAGCACAAGCGCATCCACGAGGACGCGATCACGGTCAACGGCCGCGGCATCGGCGAAAACTGCGCCAATGCGCCGAAGCCCGACAACGACGTGATCTGGAATTACGACAAGCCGCTGGTGAAGGACGCGGGCTTCCTGGTGCTGAAGGGCAACCTCTTCGATTCAGCCATCATGAAGACCAGCGTGATCTCCAAGGAGTTTCGCGACCGCTATCTCAGCAACCCGAAGGACCTCAACGCCTTCGAGGGCCGCGCCATCGTGTTCGAGGGGCCGGAGGACTATCACGAGCGGATCGACGATCCCTCCCTCGACATCGACGAGCGCTGCGTGCTGTTCATCCGCGGTACCGGTCCGATCGGTTACCCCGGCGGCGCCGAGGTCGTGAACATGCAGCCGCCGGCGGCACTGATCAAACGCGGCATCCTGTCCCTGCCCTGCATCGGCGACGGCCGGCAATCCGGCACGTCCGGTTCGCCGTCGATCCTCAATGCCTCGCCGGAGGCCGCCGCCAATGGCGGGCTCGCGATCCTCAAGACCGGCGACAAGGTGCGCATCGATCTCAACAAGGGCAGCGCCAACATCCTGATCTCCGATGACGAGCTGAAGAAGCGCCACGCCGAGCTGAAGGCGAATGGCGGCTTCAAGCATCCGCCGAACCAGACGCCGTGGCAGGAGATCTATCGCAACACCGTCGGCCAGCAGTCGACCGGCGCCTGCATGGAGCTCGCCACGCGCTATCAGAACGTCGCCGGCGCGTTCGGCGTTGCGCGGGATAATCACTAG